GGGGGTCTTGCGTTATGGGGAGCGAACGTTTTCTTCCATGGTAGTGTCATTGGGATGTTTGTGTTCCCATCAGTCATCGCATTAATAATTGGGATAGCGACACTGTTTATTGGTAAGGATGATCCTGAAGAACTCGGTTGGAATCGTGCTGAAGAGATTTGGGAAGAGCCTGTCGAACAAGAAAATATTGATGCACAAGATATGACGAAGTGGCAGATTTTCACGAAATATATTTTAAAGAATCCTGTCATTTGGATTTTGTGTGTATCTAACGTTTTTGTATATATCGTGAGAATTGGTATCGACAACTGGGCGCCATTGTACGTATCGGAATATCTTCATTTTGATAAGGCAGATGCGGTGAATACGATATTTTACTTTGAAATTGGTGCATTAGTCGCAAGCTTATTATGGGGTTATGTGTCGGATTTACTCAAAGGACGTCGTGCCGTTGTAGCAATCGGATGTATGTTTTTAATTATATTTGTCGTGCATTTCTATACACATGCTACAAGTGTGACAATGGTTAACGTTTCATTATTTGCTTTAGGTGCACTTATTTTTGGACCGCAATTATTAATTGGTGTCGCATTAACAGGCTTTGTACCGAAAAATGCAATCAGTGTAGCGAATGGGATGACCGGCTCGTTTGCGTATTTATTTGGTGATTCAATGGCGAAAGTTGGACTTGCAGCAATTGCAGACCCTCAGCGTAATGGATTAACAGTATTCGGTTATACATTAAGCGGTTGGGCAGATGTGTTTATCGTCTTTTATGCCGCACTCTTTATAGGTATTGTCTTACTTGGTCTTGTCGCTTATTTTGAAGAAAAGAAAATTAGAAGTTTAAATATTTAACATACAATCGAGGGGCTTAGACATTCAAATCGTCTAAGCTCCTTCACTTTCCAATTCATAAATGATACGTCTGTGAGTAGGATAGAGGTTGGGAAACCTTAATGCTAAGCCCCTTGATTTTTCAATTCATAGGTGTGCTTTTATATAGATTTATATGTTTAATATGACAGAAGTTAGCTTGTATTCGAATCATGATGAACAACTTATAAAACGTTTTAGTGCAAGTCGATGTCATCAGTGAATGAAGTGGTGAACCATACGCAGTGTTCATGCATTATTTTGAACGCATATATTCTCGCGGTGACATTTTCAAATACTTTTTAAAATGATAACTGAAACTTTTGTAATCAGAAAAGCCGACTTTATGCGCAATTTCATAATGTTTATCCCCACTTTGCAACAATGACATCGCTTGATAAATTCGATAACGATTTAAATAATCTAACATCGTAATTCCGACATGAGTTTTAAAAATCCGCATTAAATACGATTCGCTCACGCCGAGCTCTGTGGCTAATGCATTGCTTTGCCATTTTTGATCATAATGATGATGAATATGATGAACGACGTGATTGACGTAATAGTCGGGATACTCTAATTTCATTAACGGTTGAAATATAGGTAACGTTGTCGTCAATAATGCTTTTTGTTCGTGGGCAGGTGGAACAAATTGCGCTAAACGTTGATGTAACTGCTCTGGATCAATCGGTTTCAATAAATAATCTAACACGTGATGATGAATTCCTGCTTGCATGTATTCAAAGTCATCATAACTTGATAAAATCATCTTTTGACACGGCAAGTCTTTAATCGCTTCTAACAGTTCGACCCCATCCATCCGTGGCATGCGAATGTCTGTAATCACAAGGTCAGGCTGATGTTCTCGAATCAGTGATAACCCTTCGATGCCATCTTTAGCGAGCCACACTTCATGAAAATGATAGTCTTCCCACGAGATGACCTGCTTCAGTCCTTCACGAATAATACGTTCATCATCACAAATGACCACTTTATACATCAGTTTGCTCCTCTCTTGGTAGTTGAAACGCGATGAATGTCCCTTGTTGATAAGCCGAAAAAATCCTCAATCTTGCACGTGCACCATATTGAATTTGTACTTTATGGTTAAGATGATTCAAACCTAAATGTGACGTATCAAAGACATTTTCTTGCAACATTTGTCTCACTTGCGCACGTCTGTCCACCGTCATGCCCACCCCATTATCATGGACGAAAATACGTAAATATTTGGCGGTTTGCTTAATACGTATCGTGATGATTAATGGTTCGGATTCACGACCGTGCTTAATCGCATTTTCAATTAAAGGGTGAATCATCATTTTGTGAATCGGCTCGTTTTCAAGACGCGGGTCCATATCTATATTTAACGTAATACTGTCATCGAAGCGGATATTTTGAATGGTGACATATTTTTGAATATACGCAAGTTCTTCTTTTAATGGCACTTTGTCTGTCTTGACGCGCAATGTATAACGCAACATTTGTGACAACTGTTGTACTACTTTTTGGGCTTGACGCGGTGACAGTGTAATTAAATATTGTATCGTTTGCATCGTATTAAAGAGAAAATGCGGCTGAAATTGACGCTCGATTTCCTTTAATTGTATTTTCCGTAATTGCTGTTCTGTCTGTTCGATTGAGTGAATGAGTGTTTCGTTCGATTCGACTAATTCATAAATGTACGTGTTGATCTCTTCAAGTTCACTCGGTTGGCCTAAAGGTTGATATGCGCCGAGTTCACGACGTTGTGCTAGGTTGATACGCTCAATCATTAATTCGATATCCCTTGTTTGGCGTTTGGCCATGCGATGTGCATTCATAAAACCAAAAATCATTAACAGCACGAAAGCAATACTAATAATGGCTAACAATCGCAGTCCATCTTCTAATGCGTCGTGGATATCTTTAAATTGAATCATTTGCTCACCTTTATCATTCAGTCGAATACGTTCTGATATAAAACCGAATGGTGGGGGTGGAAAAGCATCATCGACATGAAAATGTTCCGAGTTGGAATACAAAATATTATCAAAGCGATCCAAAATTAAAGTCGTATGGCTATAGCGGTCTTGAATTTCTTCCATATGTGGCGTTTGCGCAAGGTAGAAAGACAGCGCGACACTTTCATGCAACAGTTGAATACGCTGCTGATGCATTAAGTACAACTGATGGACATCTTTCTTTTCATAATTGTTCGTAATGGACGTTTTCCCATTATCGACCACGTAATAGACCATACCAGGCTGTTGATGCACAAGTCCAAGCAATAGACGTTTGAAAGTGGTCACATCAGACTTTTTGGATAAATCGAGTTGTTGTAATGTCGATTTTTCGGTTTGAAGGGTCGTTTTAATTTGATTTTCAGTATGTGCTAAATCATGTTCAGCTTCGTGCAAATGTTGGTGAATATGTCGATGTTCCACCCAAATATATAAAGTGTAAAAACTGACGAGTCCAAGTAAAATCACAAGGAAAACTGGCAAAATCGTCGAAATAAACAGCGAACGACGCAATTGATAACGATAAGGTTGATACGTTTTCATTCTACACGCTCCAAAAATTTTTGATGAGTTTCATGTGGCAATGCAGTTTCAGGGATGACTGGAATATCTCGTAATTGAGCGATTCCGGGTTCTTTGATTTCTGAGACATCACGACGTATCGGTTTTACCCCATCTTGCTGGGCTAGCCGTTGTTGTACAGTATAGCTTGTTAAGTAATGTATGAGTGCAGTTCTTTTAGGGTGTGGGTGTTGACTGTTCACTAACGCAATACCGTCTATATTGAGCACGGTACCTTCATCCGGATAGATGACCTTTAACGGATAGCCTTTTTGAAGCCAAGTGCGCGCATCTTGTTCGTAACTGAGTCCAGCATAATAGCGCCCTTGAGCCACTTGAGCAATCACATCAGAAGACTTCGGAAGTTCGACTGCTTGTTGACGGAATTGATGAATCGCGTCACTATTGCCATGAATGTGGTATAACCCGCGCATATGTTGATAGCCTGTCGTTGTCGTTTTAGGGTTCGAATAAGCAACTTTTTGTTTGAGTGCCGGTTGCATTAGGTCTGTATAGCCATTGATGTGAATATCGCCTTGTAAGTCCGTGTTCACAACAATCACTGTTGGCATTAATATAAACGGTGTGACGATAGGTTGGTCTGACAAAGTAATGCGAAACTTCGATAGTTCAGGCGCTTTATAAGGCACAAAATCTTCAGGATGCTCGATAGTTTCACTTAACACCCCACCTACAAAAATATCTCCGCGTGCATGTTTCGGCGTCAGATGAATTTTCGATAATAAAACTTGTGTCGAATCTTCAATTACTGTTACCTTCACATTTTCTTGATGTTCAAAGTCTTTGAGTATAGGTTGAATCAAATGTTTCGGATAAGGTGAATAAATGGTTAATGTATCGTTCGTATTCGATGTATCTTGTTGACAACCACAAAGAAGTAACATGAGCAGACAGCATAGCCATTTTTTCATTCGTATAATCCTTTCCTATCTCAAGTATTGTATTTATCTTACCAATATTTATTTATTTTGTAGAGAAAAAAATTAATATTATCACTTTCTTATGATTGCGAATGAGTGCAAACGAATGAGAAATAAAAAACCTCCTCTATCATGATGACGTAAGGAGGTGAATGCATTATTCAAATATAGAGGTGTTTTCAGCAAAACGCTTTCGAAAATAGAGTAAAACCCACAGTAATACAATGCCAGATATAACAAACGCGAGGGTAGTATGTAGTGGAATGACAAATCCGAAAAATACTAAAGCGGCTGGTCTTAACCCCATGGAAAGACTACCTAGTAATGCGAAAACTCTTGTTTTATACCGTTCTTCCACTTCCTTTTGTAATAAAATTTGAAGCGGAATGTTATTAAGGTTGACGGCAAACCCAGCGACAATTGTAGCGAATGCAATAATACCGAAACTGAGCCATGGGAGCTCTTGAAACATTGGAGCGATTCCGAATGCGACTAAAACAAAAGCAAGTACTGTAATCGATGTACTGATATATCGTTTGTAATGGTTTTTAAGCGTAAAGATTGAGAAAAAGAGCCCACTTGCTAAGACTGATCCGCTGAAAATACTTTCGAACAGACCCAGATGCTTAGACGTTAAATGCAACTGCTGCAAAATCATAAAAGGGACACCAATCATGATAGAAGTTACAAGAAAATTGACAAATGCTGCTGTGACAGTGATGGCTTTCAAATTATTGAAACGTGCAATGTATTTCAGACCATCCTTAAAATTTTGAGAGAAAGTTTGTTGCTGTTGCACAACGTCTGCATTTTTAAATGTGAGGAGTGACAACAGTAATAAACATAAAAACTCAGTAACCGAATTGATGAGTGCGATATTTTGAATTGACAATATCGCTACAAGTAAGCCGCCCAAAATCGGTGATAAAATTCCTGAGGCAGAAGTCACGATTTGACGATAAGAAATCAACTTTTCTAAATATTCCCCTGAGATGAGTTGTAAATTAGAACTCACAATCGATGACACAATCATATCCACGAAGACAAGCACAATCATGGTCACGAAAATCATCGGTATATTTTCAGTAAATGCAAACGCAAATAATAACAGGATGCCAGTACTGATACTTTGGCCGATCATAAGAAGTCGTTTGTGCGCAACCCTATCAATAAACGTACCGATTAAAGGCAATGCCAGCGTCTCGATAATCGCAATAGCGCCCAAATAAGTTCCAAATAATGAACCAGAACCAGTTAACGTCAAAATATAAAAGCTACAGGCGAAAGAAAAAATGGAAGACATGAAAGTGGAAAGCGTGTCGAAACAGAGTAGTTTAACTATATTGTGCATAACATTGCCTCCTTTTTATATAGAATATATCGAAACAGGAGGAAAAGAAATAGTTAATTCAGAAAATTCGAAAAAAGTTTTGAAATAATTCAATGTCGTTTCACTGGACGTTATGATTATTAAAAAAGACATGATAAACTAGTAACGACATTTGTACGTAAGAAAATGAAATATTAATCTGTTCGAAATAAATAGAAAAGTTAGGTGGAACGCACAATGAAGAAAATAACGAAAGCAGTGATTCCCGCAGCAGGTTTAGGTACACGTTTTTTACCTGCGACGAAAGCCATGCCGAAAGAGATGTTACCGATTTTAGATAAGCCGACGATTCAATATATTGTGGAAGAAGCGGTGCGTGCGGGCATTGAAGATATTATTATCGTTACTGGTAAACATAAACGTGCGATTGAAGATCATTTTGACAATCAAATCGAGCTCGAAATGAACTTGGCTGAAAAAGGGAAAGAGGACTTGTTAGAAAAGGTTCAACATGCGACACAATTGGCGAATATGTTTTACGTCCGTCAAAAAGAACAAAAAGGGTTAGGGCATGCGATTTGGACGGCGAAACAATTTATCGGAGACGAGCCTTTTGCGGTATTGCTAGGTGATGATATTGTCGAATCCGAGACGCCAGCGATTCAACAGTTGATGGAAGAATATGAACGCACAGGTAAATCCGTTATCGGTGTGCAAGAAGTGCCTGAACGTGAAACGCATCGCTATGGAATTGTTGACCCGAAAAACCAACAAGAGCGTTTGTACGAAGTGACGCAATTTGTTGAAAAGCCAGCCTTTGGTGCAGCACCATCTAATTTGGCGATTATGGGCCGCTACGTATTAACACCGGATATTTTCGATTATTTGGAAAATCAAGAAGAGGGTGCTGGCGGTGAAATTCAATTAACCGATGCGATTGAGCGTTTAAATCAGTCACAACAAGTGTTTGCCTACCGTTTTGAAGGTGAGCGATTTGATGTGGGTGAAAAAGTCGGCTTCGTCAAAACAACGATTCAATTTGCTTTACGCGATGCAGAAATGGCTGACGAAATTCGTGCATTTTTAAAAGAAGTGCAATGATAACAAATTAAACACATATTATAATAATGCAAAAATAATTTAAAGTGACTATCGTGTTCTTTTCATATGAGACAATAATATGATGCAATTGTTCTATTTTAGACATGAATTTGCAGTTTTACATATTAAAGTGATAACGTAACTGTGTTAGAATGTTCACATGAAAATTTAGAAAAGAGGAAGAAAAAGATGCTTCTTTTTACGATAGAAATTTTAATAATGATTCTCGCGATTGTATTGGGCCTACGTACTGCTGGGGCACTCGGTTGCGGGATTTTTGCACTTGTAGCCCAAATTGTAATGATTTTTGGTTTTGGTTTACCACCGGGCTCAGCACCAGTCACTGCAGTATTGATCATTTTATCTATCGGTATTGCAGGTGGGACGTTACAAGCGACAGGCGGGATTGATTACTTAGTGCACCTCGCTTCAAAAATGATTGAACGTTTTCCGAAGTCTATTATTTTTATTGCACCCATGATTGTATTTGTGTTTGTTTTCGGTATCGGTACAACGAATATTGCATTATCACTAGAACCGATTATTGCGAAAACAGCATTAAAGGCGCGTATTCAACCGAAAAAAGCATTGACCGCTTCTGTATTGACGGCGAACATTGCCTTGCTTTGTAGTCCAGCAGCTTCAGCAACGGCGTACATGATTTCAGAGTTTGCAGGTTTAGGCATTTCAATGGGGCAATACCTTTCTATCGTACTCCCGACAGCATTGTTGAGTATGTTAGTGCTCAGTTGTTTTAACACATTTGTCGGCCGTACTAAGATTGATGAACAACAGGCACAAACGATGCTTCAAAAAATGGTTGTGGATCAAGAAAAAACGACGAAACAGTACGATACACGGGTGAAATTAGGTGTATTTGCGTTTATCGTCGCAGTGGGCTTTATTTTGCTTTTCGGTATTTTCCCAGAAGTTGGACCGAAATTCCAAGTGGACGGTAAAGTCGTCGAACTTCAAATGACGGATTTAGTGCAATTATTTATGTACATGAGTGCGATGATTAATCTACTACTCGTCAAAGTCCAACCGAACCAAATATTGACCACACATATTACACAAGCCGCAATTGGTGCGATTTTTGCGGTGTTAGGACCTGGTTGGTTAGGGGCAACGATATTCAGTGCACCATCGAACCGTGCCATGATGGAAAACGGAATTGGTGGACTCATTGCTCAAGCACCATGGCTCATCATTATCTTAGTCGGTTTAGTAGCAATGATTGTCATTTCTCAATCTGCAACGGCTTCGATTATGGTGCCAATTGTGTTGAGTTTAGGTATTCCACCGATGTTTTTCATTGCGATTGTGCAAACGTTAAACGTCAACTTTGTGATTCCCGCACAGCCGACGATTTTATTTGCGGTAGATGTAGATGAGACGCGTTCGACAAAAATAACAAGCTTCTTAATTCCAGGATTTTTCTTAATTACAACAACTGTCGTGATAGGATTGACGATTAAGACGATTTTAGGCATGTAATGAAAAGTGAAAACTTTGGATTGTTAAACTGTGCTGCGCGTTCAGATGTGCGGAAGTTTTAACGTAAGAAGACAATGAATCCATCGACATATAAAAACACCCCCAAAGCTATCAAATGCGGATAGATTGAGGGTGTTTTTTGTTATTATTGTGCATTACATCGGATGAGCATAGCGTTTACTGTACAGACTGCTCAATATACCGACGACTAAAATCGCGGCAGCAAAGATCAGTGCATCATTGTAGCTTTGCGTATGTTCAATTAATATACCTGAAATGTAAGGAGCGATCATTTGTCCGACACTGTAAATCAATGTCATCA
Above is a genomic segment from Staphylococcus delphini containing:
- a CDS encoding extracellular solute-binding protein, which encodes MKKWLCCLLMLLLCGCQQDTSNTNDTLTIYSPYPKHLIQPILKDFEHQENVKVTVIEDSTQVLLSKIHLTPKHARGDIFVGGVLSETIEHPEDFVPYKAPELSKFRITLSDQPIVTPFILMPTVIVVNTDLQGDIHINGYTDLMQPALKQKVAYSNPKTTTTGYQHMRGLYHIHGNSDAIHQFRQQAVELPKSSDVIAQVAQGRYYAGLSYEQDARTWLQKGYPLKVIYPDEGTVLNIDGIALVNSQHPHPKRTALIHYLTSYTVQQRLAQQDGVKPIRRDVSEIKEPGIAQLRDIPVIPETALPHETHQKFLERVE
- the uhpT gene encoding hexose-6-phosphate:phosphate antiporter yields the protein MNFFDIQKIPNKGIPLSMQRKLWLRYFLQAFFVVFFAYMAMYLIRNNFKAAQPLLKEEIGLTTLQLGYIGLAFSITYGLGKTLLGYFVDGRNTKKIISFLLVLSATVVLIMGFVLSYFGSVMGLLIVLWGLNGIFQSVGGPASYSTISRWAPRTKRGRYLGFWNTSHNIGGAIAGGLALWGANVFFHGSVIGMFVFPSVIALIIGIATLFIGKDDPEELGWNRAEEIWEEPVEQENIDAQDMTKWQIFTKYILKNPVIWILCVSNVFVYIVRIGIDNWAPLYVSEYLHFDKADAVNTIFYFEIGALVASLLWGYVSDLLKGRRAVVAIGCMFLIIFVVHFYTHATSVTMVNVSLFALGALIFGPQLLIGVALTGFVPKNAISVANGMTGSFAYLFGDSMAKVGLAAIADPQRNGLTVFGYTLSGWADVFIVFYAALFIGIVLLGLVAYFEEKKIRSLNI
- a CDS encoding anaerobic C4-dicarboxylate transporter family protein, translating into MILAIVLGLRTAGALGCGIFALVAQIVMIFGFGLPPGSAPVTAVLIILSIGIAGGTLQATGGIDYLVHLASKMIERFPKSIIFIAPMIVFVFVFGIGTTNIALSLEPIIAKTALKARIQPKKALTASVLTANIALLCSPAASATAYMISEFAGLGISMGQYLSIVLPTALLSMLVLSCFNTFVGRTKIDEQQAQTMLQKMVVDQEKTTKQYDTRVKLGVFAFIVAVGFILLFGIFPEVGPKFQVDGKVVELQMTDLVQLFMYMSAMINLLLVKVQPNQILTTHITQAAIGAIFAVLGPGWLGATIFSAPSNRAMMENGIGGLIAQAPWLIIILVGLVAMIVISQSATASIMVPIVLSLGIPPMFFIAIVQTLNVNFVIPAQPTILFAVDVDETRSTKITSFLIPGFFLITTTVVIGLTIKTILGM
- a CDS encoding sensor histidine kinase encodes the protein MKTYQPYRYQLRRSLFISTILPVFLVILLGLVSFYTLYIWVEHRHIHQHLHEAEHDLAHTENQIKTTLQTEKSTLQQLDLSKKSDVTTFKRLLLGLVHQQPGMVYYVVDNGKTSITNNYEKKDVHQLYLMHQQRIQLLHESVALSFYLAQTPHMEEIQDRYSHTTLILDRFDNILYSNSEHFHVDDAFPPPPFGFISERIRLNDKGEQMIQFKDIHDALEDGLRLLAIISIAFVLLMIFGFMNAHRMAKRQTRDIELMIERINLAQRRELGAYQPLGQPSELEEINTYIYELVESNETLIHSIEQTEQQLRKIQLKEIERQFQPHFLFNTMQTIQYLITLSPRQAQKVVQQLSQMLRYTLRVKTDKVPLKEELAYIQKYVTIQNIRFDDSITLNIDMDPRLENEPIHKMMIHPLIENAIKHGRESEPLIITIRIKQTAKYLRIFVHDNGVGMTVDRRAQVRQMLQENVFDTSHLGLNHLNHKVQIQYGARARLRIFSAYQQGTFIAFQLPREEQTDV
- a CDS encoding response regulator transcription factor, giving the protein MYKVVICDDERIIREGLKQVISWEDYHFHEVWLAKDGIEGLSLIREHQPDLVITDIRMPRMDGVELLEAIKDLPCQKMILSSYDDFEYMQAGIHHHVLDYLLKPIDPEQLHQRLAQFVPPAHEQKALLTTTLPIFQPLMKLEYPDYYVNHVVHHIHHHYDQKWQSNALATELGVSESYLMRIFKTHVGITMLDYLNRYRIYQAMSLLQSGDKHYEIAHKVGFSDYKSFSYHFKKYLKMSPREYMRSK
- a CDS encoding MFS transporter, encoding MHNIVKLLCFDTLSTFMSSIFSFACSFYILTLTGSGSLFGTYLGAIAIIETLALPLIGTFIDRVAHKRLLMIGQSISTGILLLFAFAFTENIPMIFVTMIVLVFVDMIVSSIVSSNLQLISGEYLEKLISYRQIVTSASGILSPILGGLLVAILSIQNIALINSVTEFLCLLLLSLLTFKNADVVQQQQTFSQNFKDGLKYIARFNNLKAITVTAAFVNFLVTSIMIGVPFMILQQLHLTSKHLGLFESIFSGSVLASGLFFSIFTLKNHYKRYISTSITVLAFVLVAFGIAPMFQELPWLSFGIIAFATIVAGFAVNLNNIPLQILLQKEVEERYKTRVFALLGSLSMGLRPAALVFFGFVIPLHTTLAFVISGIVLLWVLLYFRKRFAENTSIFE
- the galU gene encoding UTP--glucose-1-phosphate uridylyltransferase GalU, giving the protein MKKITKAVIPAAGLGTRFLPATKAMPKEMLPILDKPTIQYIVEEAVRAGIEDIIIVTGKHKRAIEDHFDNQIELEMNLAEKGKEDLLEKVQHATQLANMFYVRQKEQKGLGHAIWTAKQFIGDEPFAVLLGDDIVESETPAIQQLMEEYERTGKSVIGVQEVPERETHRYGIVDPKNQQERLYEVTQFVEKPAFGAAPSNLAIMGRYVLTPDIFDYLENQEEGAGGEIQLTDAIERLNQSQQVFAYRFEGERFDVGEKVGFVKTTIQFALRDAEMADEIRAFLKEVQ